A region of Vanessa tameamea isolate UH-Manoa-2023 chromosome 21, ilVanTame1 primary haplotype, whole genome shotgun sequence DNA encodes the following proteins:
- the Sno gene encoding protein strawberry notch isoform X3 gives MSKRKAFGDNSPAASDDDSDFDDDEDPDNLEVPGGGKTLAAAARFGDKTKIPQTSVPVTVKATTNPLAAPSGLAFGQMSNVKPIKISASSLTKPINLGLGRGVAAPVASFAAGTSAYNAASLLAQMEMVGVQGMNSYLLQNLNQILASGMGGPLAGMLGQFAQLPNWGQMKGMWPTDKMPGEEEEVDDEEMGVAETYADYMPTKLKLGRKHPDPVVETASLSSVEPVDVTYSVSLPDDTVRNGLLSALQLEAVVYASQAHEHLLPDGTRAGFLVGDGAGVGKGRTIAGIIFENYLKGRKRAVWVSVSNDLKYDAERDLRDVGAAKIDVHSLNKFKYAKISSAINGNVKKGVVFSTYSALIGETQANTKYRTRLKQLLQWCGEDFDGVIVFDECHKAKNLCPVGSGKATKTGLTALELQNKLPKARVVYASATGASEPRNMAYMVRLGIWGEGTPFPTFMDFINAVEKRGVGAMEIVAMDMKLRGMYIARQLSFHGVTFKIEEVPLSDSFREIYDKAVALWVEAMQRFTEAAELIDAEPRMKKTMWGQFWSAHQRFFKYLCIAAKVNQAVVTAREAVKCGKCVVIGLQSTGEARTLDQLERDDGELSDFVSTAKGVFQTLVEKHFPAPDRERINRLLGLEAKGKPTAPIPTFNGKNGIEDSANSSKRKLTARQQANAAKRPRAGSSEDEFVRSDDEVEAEAEAEADSDEERRASDSDLSDFNPFRAGSDSDDEPWLGRKKKIAKKKKSRVKKKAASTQDKIETMFERKCQPATPRAAPGAPPATPAGTPVGTNGLYLGPTRTQAPARSAIERACSMKEQLLLAIERLGRRLPPNTLDQLVDELGGTDNVAEMTGRKGRVVQTEDGQILYESRSEADVPLETLNLTEKQRFMDGEKDVAIISEAASSGISLQSDRRARNQRRRVHITLELPWSADRAIQQFGRTHRSNQVNAPEYIFLISDLAGERRFASTVAKRLESLGALTHGDRRATEMRDLSQFNIDNKYGRTALEAVMKAIMKYETPLVPPPRDYSGDFFQDVASALVGVGLIVNTENAPGVLSLDKDYNNMSKFLNRILGMPVELQNRLFKYFTDTLTAVMEQAKRSGRFDLGILDLGGAGDSVRRVRCVRFLRRHATGQAPVELHTVHSERGMEWSEALDKWSQTEALGEATEGDGFYVSAAARGGKLSAVLCLAQRARRERERERAKERMFQVYRPNTGLQLKLESLAEIEKKYRRANLTEAETAWRAQHSASLRVCAHAYWRNACRNADHCEVGLRVRTYHVLAGSVLAVWARVEAALAARSAAKMQVVRIKTDDGLKIVGTLIPKNCVETLKETLSSDAVSVTEQTFEQPDALK, from the exons atg tCAAAACGTAAAGCTTTTGGTGATAACTCTCCCGCTGCTTCAGACGATGATTCagattttgatgatgatgaagatccAGATAATTTGGAAGTACCag gtgGAGGGAAAACATTGGCTGCTGCGGCACGATTTGGCGACAAAACTAAGATCCCTCAGACCTCAGTACCGGTCACAGTTAAAGCTACAACCAACCCATTGGCgg ctcCCTCTGGCTTAGCATTCGGCCAGATGTCGAACGTAAAGCCGATCAAAATATCCGCCAGTTCACTCACGAAGCCCATCAATTTGGGCTTAGGCAGAGGAG TGGCGGCGCCGGTGGCGTCGTTCGCGGCGGGCACCTCCGCCTACAACGCCGCCTCACTACTCGCTCAGA TGGAGATGGTCGGCGTGCAGGGCATGAACTCATATCTACTGCagaacctgaaccagatccTGGCCTCAGGGATGGGAGGGCCACTCGCTGGCATGCTCGGACAGTTCGCCCAGCTGCCAAACTGGGGACAGATGAAAGGAATGTGGCCAACTGATAAG ATGCCGGGAGAAGAGGAGGAAGTAGACGACGAAGAAATGGGCGTCGCCGAGACGTACGCAGACTACATGCCCACAAAAC TGAAGCTGGGCCGGAAGCACCCCGACCCGGTGGTGGAGACGGCGTCGCTGTCGTCCGTGGAGCCGGTGGACGTGACGTACAGCGTGAGCCTGCCCGACGACACGGTGCGCAACGGGCTGCTGTCGGCGCTGCAGCTGGAGGCCGTGGTGTACGCGTCGCAGGCGCACGAGCACCTGCTGCCCGACGGCACGCGCGCCGGCTTCCTGGTGGGCGACGGCGCCGGCGTGGGCAAGGGCCGCACCATCGCCGGCATCATCTTCGAGAACTACCTCAAGGGCCGCAAGCGCGCCGTGTGGGTGTCCGTGTCCAACGACCTCAAGTACGACGCCGAGCGCGACCTGCGCGACGTGGGCGCCGCCAAGATCGACGTGCACTCGCTCAACAAG TTCAAGTATGCCAAGATATCGTCGGCGATAAACGGAAATGTGAAGAAGGGTGTGGTGTTCAGTACGTACTCCGCCCTTATCGGGGAGACGCAGGCCAACACTAAATACCGCACGAGACTCAAGCAGCTGCTCCAGTGGTGCGGAGAGGACTTTGACGGAGTC ATCGTTTTTGACGAATGTCACAAAGCAAAAAATTTGTGCCCCGTGGGATCCGGCAAAGCCACAAAGACCGGTCTGACGGCCTTGGAGCTCCAGAACAAGTTACCGAAGGCCCGCGTGGTATACGCTTCGGCCACGGGTGCTTCTGAACCCCGCAATATGGCCTACATGGTGCGTCTCGGAATATGGGGGGAGGGGACTCCGTTCCCGACTTTCATGGACTTCATTAACGCCGTTGAAAAGCG GGGTGTAGGTGCGATGGAGATAGTCGCTATGGACATGAAGCTACGAGGCATGTACATCGCGAGGCAGCTGTCTTTCCACGGAGTAACATTCAAGATAGAGGAAGTACCGCTTTCTGACTCTTTCAGAGAAATTTACGACAAAGCCGTGGCATTG TGGGTCGAGGCGATGCAGCGGTTTACGGAGGCTGCCGAACTGATCGACGCGGAGCCCCGTATGAAGAAGACTATGTGGGGACAGTTCTGGTCCGCGCACCAAAGGTTTTTCAAGTACCTCTGCATCGCTGCAAAG GTGAACCAGGCGGTGGTGACGGCTCGCGAGGCGGTGAAGTGCGGCAAGTGCGTAGTGATCGGTCTGCAGAGCACGGGCGAGGCGCGCACGCTGGACCAGCTCGAGCGCGACGACGGAGAGCTCAGCGACTTCGTCTCCACTGCCAA AGGTGTATTCCAAACGCTAGTAGAAAAGCATTTTCCGGCCCCAGACAGGGAGAGGATCAACCGTCTTTTAGGACTGGAGGCTAAGGGAAAACCCACGGCGCCCATTCCTACTTTTAACGGAAAGAACGGGATCGAAGATTCCGCTAATTCATCCAAGAGAAAAT TGACGGCGCGACAGCAGGCCAACGCGGCGAAGCGTCCGCGCGCCGGCTCGTCCGAGGACGAGTTTGTGCGCTCGGACGACGAGGTAGAGGCGGAGGCGGAGGCCGAGGCCGATTCCGACGAGGAACGTCGTGCCTCCGACTCAGACCTCAGTGACTTCAACCCCTTCCGCGCCGGTAGCGACAGCGATGACG AACCTTGGTTGGGTCGAAAGAAGAAGATtgcgaaaaagaaaaaatcacGAGTAAAGAAGAAGGCGGCGAGCACGCAGGACAAGATCGAGACCATGTTCGAGCGCAAGTGTCAGCCCGCcacgccgcgcgccgcgcccggAGCGCCGCCCGCCACGCCCGCCGGCACGCCCGTCGGCACCAACGGACTCTATCTAG GTCCGACGCGCACGCAGGCGCCGGCGCGTTCCGCCATCGAGCGCGCGTGTAGCATGAAGGAACAGCTGCTGCTGGCTATCGAGCGCCTCGGCCGCCGCCTGCCGCCCAACACGCTCGACCAGCTGGTGGACGAACTCGGCGGCACCGACAACGTCGCTGAG ATGACAGGACGCAAAGGTCGCGTGGTTCAAACAGAAGATGGTCAAATCCTATACGAAAGTCGGTCAGAGGCAGATGTGCCACTCGAAACCCTGAACCTCACGGAGAAGCAAAGGTTTATGGATGGTGAGAAAGATGTGGCAATCATATCTGAAGCGGCGTCCAGTGGTATCTCTTTGCAGAGTGATCGAAG AGCAAGAAATCAAAGGCGGAGAGTTCACATAACTTTGGAACTACCTTGGTCCGCAGACAGAGCCATACAACAGTTTG GACGTACGCACCGGTCGAACCAGGTGAATGCACCCGAATACATATTCTTGATTTCGGACCTGGCGGGAGAACGGCGGTTCGCATCAACGGTGGCGAAGCGTCTAGAGTCGCTGGGAGCCCTGACACACGGAGACCGCCGCGCCACAGAAATGCGAGACCTCAGCCAGTTCAACATCGACAACAAATATG GTCGTACGGCGCTGGAGGCGGTGATGAAAGCGATAATGAAGTATGAGACGCCGCTGGTACCGCCGCCTCGCGACTACTCCGGGGACTTTTTCCAAGACGTGGCGTCCGCGCTCGTCGGCGTCGGACTCATCGTTAACACTGAGAACGCGCCCGGAGTGCTCTCCTTGGACAAG GATTACAACAATATGTCTAAGTTCCTAAACAGAATACTCGGCATGCCTGTAGAGCTTCAAAATAGACTTTTCAAATACTTTACGGACACACTTACCGCTGTCATGGAGCAGG CAAAGCGCAGCGGACGCTTCGACCTCGGCATCCTCGACCTGGGCGGTGCCGGCGACAGCGTGCGGCGCGTGCGCTGCGTGCGCTTCCTGCGCCGACACGCCACGGGGCAGGCGCCCGTCGAACTGCACACCGTGCACTCCGAG CGTGGCATGGAGTGGTCGGAGGCGCTAGACAAGTGGTCGCAGACGGAAGCGCTGGGCGAGGCGACGGAGGGCGACGGCTTCTACGTgtcggcggcggcgcgcggcgggAAGCTGTCGGCCGTGCTGTGCCTGGCGCAGCGCGCGCGCCGCGAGAGGGAGCGCGAGCGCGCCAAGGAGCGCATGTTCCAGGTCTACAG GCCGAACACGGGACTGCAGCTGAAGCTCGAGTCGCTGGCCGAGATCGAGAAGAAATATCGTCGTGCGAATTTGACAGAAGCGGAGACGGCGTGGCGTGCTCAACACTCTGCTTCGCTGCGTGTGTGTGCGCATGCGTATTGGCGCAACGCATGCAGGAACGCAGACCATTGCGAG
- the Sno gene encoding protein strawberry notch isoform X1 produces MSKRKAFGDNSPAASDDDSDFDDDEDPDNLEVPGGGKTLAAAARFGDKTKIPQTSVPVTVKATTNPLAAPSGLAFGQMSNVKPIKISASSLTKPINLGLGRGVAAPVASFAAGTSAYNAASLLAQMEMVGVQGMNSYLLQNLNQILASGMGGPLAGMLGQFAQLPNWGQMKGMWPTDKTQMPGEEEEVDDEEMGVAETYADYMPTKLKLGRKHPDPVVETASLSSVEPVDVTYSVSLPDDTVRNGLLSALQLEAVVYASQAHEHLLPDGTRAGFLVGDGAGVGKGRTIAGIIFENYLKGRKRAVWVSVSNDLKYDAERDLRDVGAAKIDVHSLNKFKYAKISSAINGNVKKGVVFSTYSALIGETQANTKYRTRLKQLLQWCGEDFDGVIVFDECHKAKNLCPVGSGKATKTGLTALELQNKLPKARVVYASATGASEPRNMAYMVRLGIWGEGTPFPTFMDFINAVEKRGVGAMEIVAMDMKLRGMYIARQLSFHGVTFKIEEVPLSDSFREIYDKAVALWVEAMQRFTEAAELIDAEPRMKKTMWGQFWSAHQRFFKYLCIAAKVNQAVVTAREAVKCGKCVVIGLQSTGEARTLDQLERDDGELSDFVSTAKGVFQTLVEKHFPAPDRERINRLLGLEAKGKPTAPIPTFNGKNGIEDSANSSKRKLTARQQANAAKRPRAGSSEDEFVRSDDEVEAEAEAEADSDEERRASDSDLSDFNPFRAGSDSDDEPWLGRKKKIAKKKKSRVKKKAASTQDKIETMFERKCQPATPRAAPGAPPATPAGTPVGTNGLYLGPTRTQAPARSAIERACSMKEQLLLAIERLGRRLPPNTLDQLVDELGGTDNVAEMTGRKGRVVQTEDGQILYESRSEADVPLETLNLTEKQRFMDGEKDVAIISEAASSGISLQSDRRARNQRRRVHITLELPWSADRAIQQFGRTHRSNQVNAPEYIFLISDLAGERRFASTVAKRLESLGALTHGDRRATEMRDLSQFNIDNKYGRTALEAVMKAIMKYETPLVPPPRDYSGDFFQDVASALVGVGLIVNTENAPGVLSLDKDYNNMSKFLNRILGMPVELQNRLFKYFTDTLTAVMEQAKRSGRFDLGILDLGGAGDSVRRVRCVRFLRRHATGQAPVELHTVHSERGMEWSEALDKWSQTEALGEATEGDGFYVSAAARGGKLSAVLCLAQRARRERERERAKERMFQVYRPNTGLQLKLESLAEIEKKYRRANLTEAETAWRAQHSASLRVCAHAYWRNACRNADHCEVGLRVRTYHVLAGSVLAVWARVEAALAARSAAKMQVVRIKTDDGLKIVGTLIPKNCVETLKETLSSDAVSVTEQTFEQPDALK; encoded by the exons atg tCAAAACGTAAAGCTTTTGGTGATAACTCTCCCGCTGCTTCAGACGATGATTCagattttgatgatgatgaagatccAGATAATTTGGAAGTACCag gtgGAGGGAAAACATTGGCTGCTGCGGCACGATTTGGCGACAAAACTAAGATCCCTCAGACCTCAGTACCGGTCACAGTTAAAGCTACAACCAACCCATTGGCgg ctcCCTCTGGCTTAGCATTCGGCCAGATGTCGAACGTAAAGCCGATCAAAATATCCGCCAGTTCACTCACGAAGCCCATCAATTTGGGCTTAGGCAGAGGAG TGGCGGCGCCGGTGGCGTCGTTCGCGGCGGGCACCTCCGCCTACAACGCCGCCTCACTACTCGCTCAGA TGGAGATGGTCGGCGTGCAGGGCATGAACTCATATCTACTGCagaacctgaaccagatccTGGCCTCAGGGATGGGAGGGCCACTCGCTGGCATGCTCGGACAGTTCGCCCAGCTGCCAAACTGGGGACAGATGAAAGGAATGTGGCCAACTGATAAG acacAGATGCCGGGAGAAGAGGAGGAAGTAGACGACGAAGAAATGGGCGTCGCCGAGACGTACGCAGACTACATGCCCACAAAAC TGAAGCTGGGCCGGAAGCACCCCGACCCGGTGGTGGAGACGGCGTCGCTGTCGTCCGTGGAGCCGGTGGACGTGACGTACAGCGTGAGCCTGCCCGACGACACGGTGCGCAACGGGCTGCTGTCGGCGCTGCAGCTGGAGGCCGTGGTGTACGCGTCGCAGGCGCACGAGCACCTGCTGCCCGACGGCACGCGCGCCGGCTTCCTGGTGGGCGACGGCGCCGGCGTGGGCAAGGGCCGCACCATCGCCGGCATCATCTTCGAGAACTACCTCAAGGGCCGCAAGCGCGCCGTGTGGGTGTCCGTGTCCAACGACCTCAAGTACGACGCCGAGCGCGACCTGCGCGACGTGGGCGCCGCCAAGATCGACGTGCACTCGCTCAACAAG TTCAAGTATGCCAAGATATCGTCGGCGATAAACGGAAATGTGAAGAAGGGTGTGGTGTTCAGTACGTACTCCGCCCTTATCGGGGAGACGCAGGCCAACACTAAATACCGCACGAGACTCAAGCAGCTGCTCCAGTGGTGCGGAGAGGACTTTGACGGAGTC ATCGTTTTTGACGAATGTCACAAAGCAAAAAATTTGTGCCCCGTGGGATCCGGCAAAGCCACAAAGACCGGTCTGACGGCCTTGGAGCTCCAGAACAAGTTACCGAAGGCCCGCGTGGTATACGCTTCGGCCACGGGTGCTTCTGAACCCCGCAATATGGCCTACATGGTGCGTCTCGGAATATGGGGGGAGGGGACTCCGTTCCCGACTTTCATGGACTTCATTAACGCCGTTGAAAAGCG GGGTGTAGGTGCGATGGAGATAGTCGCTATGGACATGAAGCTACGAGGCATGTACATCGCGAGGCAGCTGTCTTTCCACGGAGTAACATTCAAGATAGAGGAAGTACCGCTTTCTGACTCTTTCAGAGAAATTTACGACAAAGCCGTGGCATTG TGGGTCGAGGCGATGCAGCGGTTTACGGAGGCTGCCGAACTGATCGACGCGGAGCCCCGTATGAAGAAGACTATGTGGGGACAGTTCTGGTCCGCGCACCAAAGGTTTTTCAAGTACCTCTGCATCGCTGCAAAG GTGAACCAGGCGGTGGTGACGGCTCGCGAGGCGGTGAAGTGCGGCAAGTGCGTAGTGATCGGTCTGCAGAGCACGGGCGAGGCGCGCACGCTGGACCAGCTCGAGCGCGACGACGGAGAGCTCAGCGACTTCGTCTCCACTGCCAA AGGTGTATTCCAAACGCTAGTAGAAAAGCATTTTCCGGCCCCAGACAGGGAGAGGATCAACCGTCTTTTAGGACTGGAGGCTAAGGGAAAACCCACGGCGCCCATTCCTACTTTTAACGGAAAGAACGGGATCGAAGATTCCGCTAATTCATCCAAGAGAAAAT TGACGGCGCGACAGCAGGCCAACGCGGCGAAGCGTCCGCGCGCCGGCTCGTCCGAGGACGAGTTTGTGCGCTCGGACGACGAGGTAGAGGCGGAGGCGGAGGCCGAGGCCGATTCCGACGAGGAACGTCGTGCCTCCGACTCAGACCTCAGTGACTTCAACCCCTTCCGCGCCGGTAGCGACAGCGATGACG AACCTTGGTTGGGTCGAAAGAAGAAGATtgcgaaaaagaaaaaatcacGAGTAAAGAAGAAGGCGGCGAGCACGCAGGACAAGATCGAGACCATGTTCGAGCGCAAGTGTCAGCCCGCcacgccgcgcgccgcgcccggAGCGCCGCCCGCCACGCCCGCCGGCACGCCCGTCGGCACCAACGGACTCTATCTAG GTCCGACGCGCACGCAGGCGCCGGCGCGTTCCGCCATCGAGCGCGCGTGTAGCATGAAGGAACAGCTGCTGCTGGCTATCGAGCGCCTCGGCCGCCGCCTGCCGCCCAACACGCTCGACCAGCTGGTGGACGAACTCGGCGGCACCGACAACGTCGCTGAG ATGACAGGACGCAAAGGTCGCGTGGTTCAAACAGAAGATGGTCAAATCCTATACGAAAGTCGGTCAGAGGCAGATGTGCCACTCGAAACCCTGAACCTCACGGAGAAGCAAAGGTTTATGGATGGTGAGAAAGATGTGGCAATCATATCTGAAGCGGCGTCCAGTGGTATCTCTTTGCAGAGTGATCGAAG AGCAAGAAATCAAAGGCGGAGAGTTCACATAACTTTGGAACTACCTTGGTCCGCAGACAGAGCCATACAACAGTTTG GACGTACGCACCGGTCGAACCAGGTGAATGCACCCGAATACATATTCTTGATTTCGGACCTGGCGGGAGAACGGCGGTTCGCATCAACGGTGGCGAAGCGTCTAGAGTCGCTGGGAGCCCTGACACACGGAGACCGCCGCGCCACAGAAATGCGAGACCTCAGCCAGTTCAACATCGACAACAAATATG GTCGTACGGCGCTGGAGGCGGTGATGAAAGCGATAATGAAGTATGAGACGCCGCTGGTACCGCCGCCTCGCGACTACTCCGGGGACTTTTTCCAAGACGTGGCGTCCGCGCTCGTCGGCGTCGGACTCATCGTTAACACTGAGAACGCGCCCGGAGTGCTCTCCTTGGACAAG GATTACAACAATATGTCTAAGTTCCTAAACAGAATACTCGGCATGCCTGTAGAGCTTCAAAATAGACTTTTCAAATACTTTACGGACACACTTACCGCTGTCATGGAGCAGG CAAAGCGCAGCGGACGCTTCGACCTCGGCATCCTCGACCTGGGCGGTGCCGGCGACAGCGTGCGGCGCGTGCGCTGCGTGCGCTTCCTGCGCCGACACGCCACGGGGCAGGCGCCCGTCGAACTGCACACCGTGCACTCCGAG CGTGGCATGGAGTGGTCGGAGGCGCTAGACAAGTGGTCGCAGACGGAAGCGCTGGGCGAGGCGACGGAGGGCGACGGCTTCTACGTgtcggcggcggcgcgcggcgggAAGCTGTCGGCCGTGCTGTGCCTGGCGCAGCGCGCGCGCCGCGAGAGGGAGCGCGAGCGCGCCAAGGAGCGCATGTTCCAGGTCTACAG GCCGAACACGGGACTGCAGCTGAAGCTCGAGTCGCTGGCCGAGATCGAGAAGAAATATCGTCGTGCGAATTTGACAGAAGCGGAGACGGCGTGGCGTGCTCAACACTCTGCTTCGCTGCGTGTGTGTGCGCATGCGTATTGGCGCAACGCATGCAGGAACGCAGACCATTGCGAG